In Desulfovibrionales bacterium, the genomic stretch TGCGGCCCGAACGGCCCTTTGATTTAATTCCTTTATCTTTTTAGCATCATGAACCGGTATAGCCAGCGTGCCGTTTACCGCTACGGCCTTAAGGTTCTTCGCCCCGAAGACCGCCCCGGCTCCTCCCCGGCCCGCGGCGCGGCGCCTGTCACTAATCAGGCAGGAGAAAAGCGCCCTGTTTTCTCCGGCCACGCCGATGGAAACTACCTTCGTATCCTTGCCTTCCGCTGACTTTATAATCTTTTCTGTTTCAGCCGTGGTCCTTCCCCACAGGTGCGTGGCGTTCTTTATCTCAGCGCGGCCATTGGTTATAGAGACGTACACTGGCTCCTTGGCCTTGCCTTCTATGATCGCCAGATCAAAACCGCAGTATTTGAGGCCAGGGCCAAACAGCCCCCCGCTATAGCTATCCAGAAATATGCCGGTAAGGGGAGACTTGGTAATGACCGCGAAACGGCCACTAGATAGAATTTCCGTACCCTGAAAAGGCCCTGTAGCCAGGATAATTCTATTTTCAGGAGAAAGGGGGTCGATGCCCTTTTTAAGACCTTTTATAAAGTAGTAGGCCCCGATACCCTTGGCGCCAAGGTATTTGGTGATAATCTCCTCAGGTATCTCTTCTGTCTCGGTTTTCCCGCTGGTAAGATTTACCCTAAGAAGCTTCTTCCAATAACCGGTCATTTCGCCCCATCCTGCCTTGCTAAAGATCAATCCAGGGATTTACTGACAAGCAAAAAAATTCGTATCAGATTAGCTGGTTGAAAGAGTATTCTTAAATCCCTCCCAACCTCCCTTTTCCAAAGGGAGGAGAAACACCTCCCCCTTTGAAAAAGGGGGATTGAGGGGGATTTTGGCTTTTATAGCGCCTTGCCCAGGCATATTTTTCAAAAACCTAAGGTGTTACTTCATTTATTATTTCTGCGGCCCGCAGAGTGAGGTCTTTTAGTCGCTCAGGTAGGACAACTGAAGGAGGTTGGCGGCTTTAGGCGAGGCACTACCCACTTAAACAGCGCCACAAAAAAGGCTATGACCAGTATTATAATCAGCACATTTTCCATGTCGTCTCCATTTCATTAACACTCCAATAATGTACCCAAAAACAGTTCCTGTCAAGTTTGTACTTAGTGGACTTTTCCCACATATTATGGAAGCCATTGTTCCTGAGCGTAACTTGCTGGAGCAATGGGGTACCTTTCGAGGAGGAGCAGGAAGGGGAAAGTCCGCCTCAGGCGGAAAGGGGTAAAACCCTTCCCCACCTGCGAGCCCCGAAAGGGTCACTGCGCAGGCCGTGAAGCGAAGGAATGAGGGCTTCCATAAAATATGGAGATGTGGCCCCGGCAATCTCTACCTCCGGGGAATAATGCTGAAGATTCTCCCTTTATCGTGCGCTCTTTTCTGAATCAGGTAATCTCCATACAGGTCCAGGCGGATTCGCTCCATGCCGGGGAGGAGTTTTTGCGGGAACCTTTTCTTTTCAATCTCGCGGGAAACTTTTTCATACAACCAATAGACAGAGCCCTTAGGTCTTTTGGAAAGAAAGCGAACCAGCTTATCCTTTATCTCCTGGTCCTCTTCGTTCTCCGCTAGTTGTTTAAGCTTTTCTTCAATTACGTCATCGACATGAGGGCTAAGGAGCGTTTTTAAAAGGACCAGGGCCTCATTGCCACGCCCCCAATCAAAAAACAGTTGTATCTTTTCGCCCTGGTAAAGGGCATTATTGGGATCGATGGCCAGAAGCTTATCATACCGGGCCAGGGCCTTAGAAAAGGCAAACTTCCGGGCGTAAAGCCGGGCCAGCTTGAGCAATCCCCCCTCATTATCCGAATATTTCTCCACCCAGTCTTCATATTCCTTTAGTGCTCTATCCACATCCACATGCTCCAGGGCCTGGGCCAAAAACCATCCGGCCAGGAAGTGCTCGGGATTGTTCTCTTTGATCTTCCGGTACAGAGTCACCTTCTCCGGCCAGTCAAGGAGTTCACTTTTAAAGAAATCATCATTCCAAAAGATATCAGGACGGCGCCGGCATAGCCCTTCGATCTCCAGGCCAATAGTCTCAAAATATATGCCGTCACCGGCTTCGACCAGAGATTTTCTGAGTCCGGTTAATGCCAGCGCTGAGTATGGCATTTCCTGTAACGCCGCATTATAAACGGCCACGGCCTGCGGAAATCGTTCGCTTCTATAGTAATTTTCGGCCAGCCCGGTCCGCGCCTCTCCGGCCGTATCGCCACTGCTAAACATTGATTGATAAATACCCGCGGCCTCGTCCCATTTTTCGCGCCCCATAAGTATTCGGGCCAGTAGAAGACGATACCCGTCGCTGCCGCTGTGAGAGGCAAGATAACTCCTTAGAAGTTCCTCAGCCGCCTTGTACTCATTATCTCTCAGATGGAGAAGGGCCAGGCCCCGAATCCCCGCCGCCAAACCCGGATCTTTTAAGATCATCTTCTGATATTCCGCCCGGGCATAATCCGCACGTCCTTCGTCAATGTAAAGCTCTGCCAGTCCGCCGCAGGCGACTTCAAGGTCAGGGCAGCGTTTTAAAATGTCTGAATACATCATCCGACTCTTATAGTAGTTACCGGAGAGCCTTGCCAGACGGGCAAGGCCAAGCAGGGCCTCCTGGGAGTCGGGATTTTCGGCCAGCAGACGGACATAACACTTACCGGCCTCTTCATAATCCTTCAGGCCCTCGTAAGTGCGGGCCAGACCGAACGTTGCATCCTTATCATCGGGATAAGTAGCCAGTATCTTCTTATATGTATCCAGGGCTAAATCCAGCTCACCCCTTACCTCATACGTCTTTGCCAATCCCTTCGATGCCTCCGGGTTCTTAGCATCAGCAGCAAGAACAGAGCAGAATAACTTTTGGGCCGCAGCCACCCGGGCCTGTTCAATAAGGAGATGGGCCAAGGCCAGCTTTGCTGGCGAGAGGTCAGGATAAACCTCGACCACCGTCTGCCAGGCCCGGGTGGCCTCACCTATCCTGCCCAATGTCTGTAGTATTGTGACCCTCTTCACCAGGGCCTCTTTATTCTTAGGCTCAAGGGATAAAACATCCTCAAGGGGCTTAAGGGCCTTTTCCTGTTCACCCATTTTCAGCCATATATCAGCCAAATCAATTTTAAGGCCTGTTTTTTGGGGGTACTCCTGGCTTAGTTTCTCATATATGGCAGAGGCCTCTGTATATTCTTTGGTCTTTAGGTAAATTCCGGCCAGTTCTTTAAGAGCCTCTTCGTCCTTTGGGGCAAGGGACAGGTAGGTCTTATACTGTTCTATAGCTGCCGGGTATTGTCCGCCGGCAGAAAGGGCTTGAGCAAGTACAACCATCCCCTCTCTGTGTTTCGGTTCAATCTTTAACAGGGCCTGGAGGCTGACTGCGGCATCTTTGTAAAGCCCGAGTTCACTTTCAATCTGCCCTATCTTAAAAAGGAGCTTACTGTCATTTCGATTTTTGGCCAGCGCCTCTTTCAGATGAGGCAGCGCCTCTTTCTTCTTCTCTTTCTTAAGATAAAGCTGGGCAATCTTATCATGGCCCGCCAGATTATCCGGATAAGTTTTCAGAAATCCGGCAAGCACCTCTATGGCCTCTGTCTCACGACCGGCGCTTATAAGAGAGTCCACATAACGGTGAATAAAAACCGGATCGTTGCCTTTAAGGCCGATCAGCCTTTGGTAATAGGCTACGGCTTCGCCGTATTTTCCCAGGTTATCCAGACAGATAGCCATCTTATAAATCAGATCCACGTCTCGGGGGTTTAAACTCAATGCCTTAAGTAGATAATTAGATGCCTCTGAATAGCTTTTTAGCTTAAGATAAGCCTCTCCCAGACCCTTCAGGGCGGAAAAATTCGCGGATTCCTTTAAAAGTATCTGTTCGTAAAGTTTTACGGCCCTTTTTTCATTCTCGTGGGCAGCCAAAAGTTCGGCCAGAGGAAGCATGGCATCGGTGCGGTCAGGCTTTGACTCTAAAAAAATCTCCAGGGCCTCTATAGCCTCTGTATCTTTCCCCATATATCTCAATATCTGGGCCATCTCAAAACGGGCGTCATCCAGGTTAGGCTTGATCTCCAATACTTCCCTGTACAGAACCAGGGCTACGTCATATTTCTTCTGGCGGGTAAATTTACGCGCCAGGTCCCATTTGCTTTTCCATCGCGGCGCATCTTCCTGTTTCATAATTATTCTTGTGCCGGGAACCGCAGGCGGAGAAGCGGCCTTATTACCCGACACCTTGTCGGCTGCCGTTACATCCGCAACCCCCATCAGGAAAAACCAGATTAGGAGGACACAACCCTTTCTTATCATCCTCTTCCTTCCCTCAGTCGTGGATCGATAGCATCCCTTATACCTTCACCAAGGAGGTTATAGCCAAGCACAGTAATAAGTATAGCCATACCCGGATAAAAAGAAAGCCACCAGGCTACTTCAATACTGTCCTTGCCCGCGGTAAGGATATTACCCCAACTCGGCGTGGGCGGCTGGACACCAATACCCAAAAAACTCAGGGCAGATTCGGTCAGTATGGCCGCAGCTACGCCCAGAGTGGCAGCGACCAGTACCGGAGCCATGGCATTCGGTATAATATGCCTCCATATTATGCGGGTATGGCTGGCTCCTAAGGCCCGGGCCGCCAGGACATAGTCCCTCTCCTTTATGGACAGTATCTCCGCCCGAATCAAACGGGCCATTCCCATCCACCCCGTTGCCCCGATGACCACCATGATATTCCAGATGCTGGGCTCAAGCAAGGCCACGACCGCCAGAATCAAAAAAAACGTCGGGAAACAGAGCATAATATCCACAAAACGCATAATAATCGTATCCACATAACCAGCGTAATAACCAGCCATAGCCCCTAAAAAGACACCGATAACCATAGCGATACCCACGGCTACAAACCCTACCATAAGGGATATGCGCCCTCCCCAGATAATCCGGCTGAGGACATCGCGGCCCAACTGATCAGTGCCAAGGGGATGGTCATAACTGGGTGGTTCCAGGATAGATTTGATATCAATATAACTTGGATCGTAGGGAGAAAGTACAGGGGCCGCCAGAGAAATGATAAAAAGAAGCCATACAACCCCCGCCCCTATTAACCCCAGGCGATGACGTCTGAAGCGCCGCCAGAATTCTTTAACCAAGGCCCTTGTCATTACTTATCGCACCCGTATCCGTGGATCAACCAGGGCATAAGAGATATCCGCTACCAGGTTACCGATAAGGGTCAGAACCGCCCCGATGACCAGCTCACCCATGACTACCGGATAGTCTCTGGCCATGACCGCCCCGTAAAATAGCTGTCCCATGCCTGGAATGGCAAATATCGATTCAAAGATGACGCTGCCGCCGATGAGGCCGGGGATAGACAGGCCCAGGACAGTCACCACCGGAAGCAAGGCATTGCGCAGGGCGTGTTTATAGATAACCACCCGTTCAGGCAGGCCTTTAGCCCTGGCCGTAAGGATATAATCCTGCCGTATTACCTCCAGCATGTTGGACCGCATATAGCGCGAAAGGCCGGCTAACCCGCCGAACGCCGAAAGCAGGACCGGGAGAATGAGATGCCTGCCCAGGTCAACCGTTTTACCCCAGAAACCAAGGTATTCATAGTTCAGGGACTTGAGGCCGGATATGGGCAGCCAGTCCAGATGTACGCCAAAAACGAGCATCAAAAGCAGTGCCAGCCAGAAGGTCGGGGTGGCAAACCCTATAAAGACAAAAAGCGTGGTGGCCTTGTCAAAAAGAGAATACCGGTGAACCGCAGAGAGTATCCCGATGGGTATGGCCACAACTAAGATAAGAACCAGAGAGAGGATGTTGATAAAGAGGGTGACCGGCAACCTCTCCATGATCTTCTCCTGTACCGGCCGGTTGTCAGACGAAAAAGACCGGCCAAAGTCAAATCGCACCAGTCTCTTCAGCCAGTCAAAATACTGTATAGGGAGGGGCTTATCCAGGCCGTAGATGGCGTTGAGGCGGGCCCGGGCCTCCAGAGAGACCTTGGGCTGCATCATGGTCTGCATCTCCGTGGGCGCGCCAGGGGCAAGATGCAGGACGGCAAAGGAGATAACGGTTATCCCCAGAAAAATTGGAATCATGAGGAATAATCTTTTCAGGATATAAGTGGCCATTATCTATTAGCTTTCAGCATTCAGCTATTATCTGTCAACTATCATTTGAATCGTTCACCGTTATCAGTTCGCCGTTGTCCATGAAAAGGGCGAAAAACGTCTTCTTCGGTGAACGGTCAACGGTCAACGGTTACTATCTTATACCTCTGCTCCGTCTTTGGCACATACCACTTAATCAGGTTATAGGTTATACCCGCGGCGGCGGGTTCAATACCCTGAAAACGGGCCTGAACCACGGGAAGGGCGTCCGGGACATAGAGAAACACATAAGGCACTTCCTCGGCCAGTATCTCCTGAATACGCCAGTAAATTTTTCTGCGTTCCCCTTGGTCAAAGGTGCGTCTGCCTTTTTCCAGCAAGGCATCTACCTCTGTATTTCTATAAGAGATGAAGTTTAACTCTCCGGGTCTTGTCTTGGAAGAGTGCCAGACGTCGTATATATCGGGGTCCTGGCTTATTGTCCATCCCAGGAGAGTAGCTTCAAACGCCTTTTTCTCGATAAATTCCTTGATAAAGGCAGCCCATTCAATAATCCGGATATTGACATTAATGCCGACCTCTTTCAGCCGGCGCTGGATGATCTCTGCCGTCCGAGCACGGATATCATTCCCCTGGTTGGTAATAATGGTGAAACGAAATGGTATCCCACCCTTGTCCAATATGCCGTCACCATCCGCATCCCGCCACCCCGCCTCTTGTAGAAGTTCCCGGGCCTTGACGGGGTCGTAGGGATATTGCCTTATATTGGGATTATAGGCCCAGGTGCCGGGTTTATACGGCCCGGTGGCCTCCTGCCCCAGACCAAGCAGAACCCCTTCGATAATCTCTCCGCGATCGATGGCATAGGAAATGGCCTGCCTTACCCGCCTGTCCCTGAACTTTTCATCTTCCAGATTAAACCCCAGATAGGTATAGGCAAAGGCCGGATAGCGGTACTTGTTAAAGTTCTCTTTAAACTTTCGATACTCCGTCTGCCGGGCATATTGAAGCGGGCTAAGGCCCATGTTATCTATACCTCCGGCCTTAAGTTCCATGAACATGGTAGCAGAATCGGGGATAATCCTGTAGATAAAGCGATCGATATAGGGACGGCCCTCGAAGTAATCGGGATTATAGGCAAGGACAACCTTTTCCCCGGCCTTCCATTCCTTGAAGATAAAGGGGCCTGTGCCTATGGGATGGCGCACCAGAGGGCTCTTCATGATATCCCTTCCTTCCAGAAGATGTCCGGGCAGAACAGAAATCCCCCAACTGGCCAGGGCCGGGGCAAAAGGCTTTTTATAGGTAACCCGGAAGGTATAAGGGTCCGTCGCCTCCGCCCTTTCCACCTGAAGGAAGTCTTCGGCATAGGCGGTTGGGGTGCGAGGATCGATCATAGTCTTATAGGTAAATAAGACGTCTGCGGCGGTAAAAGGTTGGCCGTCATGCCACCTTACCCCCTTTCGCAGATGAAAGGTAATGACCAGCCCGGATTTTGAGACCTCAAACGATTCGGCCAGATCACCCACCAGCTTCAGGTCTTTGTCATATTTCACGAGGCCGTTGTATATGAGGCCGGCCACCTCATGAGAAGAACTATCGGAAGCAAGGATCGGAATTAAATTTGAAGGCTCTCCGATAGACCCGGTGATCAGGGTGTCGCCATAGCAGGGCGGTCCGGCTGCTGCCGGACGCCCCGGGGTCTCACTGCTGTCTTCCGGCCGGGAGCAGGCCGGGCAAGATATGAGGGCAAGAACCCCCCAGACCAGGAGCATGCGGCCGCTGATTTCCAATATCTTTGCCGGCGCTTTCATATCCAAGAACGCATTATACGGCAAACATTCCCTTGAAACAATCTTTGTTTTATTATAGTCTGGTCGGCAGTCGGCCATCAGCATGAAGCCGGTTCACCGTTTACTGTTGACCGTTTACCGAAAGAAAATATCGGACAACGGTGAACGGATAACGGATAACAAACATGCTGACAGCTAATCGCTGATCGAAGAGAACTCCCAGCCGGCCTCAGGCCGACCGTAGGCCGGAAACGGTTGTTTTTTTGAATGAGCGCCGCCCATGACATCCCAGCCACTACTTTCCGTCCAGGACTTAACGACATATTTTTACACCGAAGAAGGCACCTTAAAGGCGGTTGATGGCGTAAGCTTCACTGTGGAAAAGGGCGAAACTGTCTGCGTCGTAGGCGAGTCCGGCTGTGGCAAGAGTGTCACGGCTCTGTCCATACTGAGGCTCATCCCGGACCCTCCCGGCAGGATAGTCTCCGGTTCAATCCTGTTCGACGGCCGGAATATTATGAAACTGGGAAAGGAAGACCTGCGCAGACTCCGGGGACGACGGATTTCCATGGTCTTCCAGGAGCCGATGACCGCGCTCAATCCGGTCTTCACCATAGGCGACCAGATCACAGAGGCCATACTCGTACATGAAAAGATGACGCACCATCAGGCCGAACAAAAGGCCGTTGAACTCCTCGGCCTGGTCGGCGTCCCCTCACCTGCCGAACGGATAAGGCATTACCCCCACCAACTGAGCGGCGGACTAAGACAAAGGGTTATGATCGCCATGGCCCTGGCCTGCCGGCCGGACCTTGTAATTGCCGATGAACCGACCACGGCCCTGGACGTCACCATCCAGGCCCAGATACTGGATCTGCTCACCGGGATCAAAAAGAAAACCGGCATGGCCCTCCTTTTGATTACCCACAATCTCGGCGTGGTGGCCGAGGTAGGCCAAAGGGTTATCGTCATGTACGCCGGACGCATAGTTGAAGAGGCCGATGTCGATAACCTCTTTTCCCGGCCGCTCCATCCCTATACCAGGGGGCTCCTGGCCTCTCTGCCGCACGTCTCGTTGGATAAGGAACCACTACACCGCCTCACGCCCATACCCGGCACGGTCCCGGCGCTTTCCGCCCTGCCCGGAGGCTGCACCTTTCAGAACCGCTGTAACGAGGTACATAAAGAATGTCTCAGCACCGAACCACAACTTCTTGAGGTAGAAAAAGGGCACTTCGTGCGGTGCTTTTTAAAGGCAGACCGGCCATGAAACCAGTGGTTGAAGTCAAAGACCTGTTTAAACATTATCAGGTGCGGAGCGGCTTCTGGGGCGGGAAAGACCACGACTTACAGGCCGTGGCCGGCGTTAACCTTACCATCATGCCGGGCGAGATATTAGGGTTGGTGGGTGAAAGCGGCTGCGGCAAGTCCACATTAGGCCGCCTCATACTGAAACTAGAGGAACCTGCCTCAGGCCAGGTTTTCTATAAGGGCCGGGACGTCTCCTCTTTATCCCAGAGACAGATGCGGAATTTGCGCAGGGATATGCAGATCATATTCCAGGATCCCTACTCGTCGCTTAATCCACGCCGGAACATATTCGATATTGTGGCCGAACCGTTCGTAATCCACAAGCTCTGCCGCGGCAGGACAGAACTGATCGAAAAGGTCACCCATATACTCGGAGAGGTGGGTATTGGCGAAGACCAACTCTATCGCTATCCGCATGAATTCAGCGGCGGACAAAGGCAGAGGATCGGCATCGCCCGTGCCTTAGCCCTGCATCCGGAATTCATCGTGGCGGACGAGCCGGTCTCTTCCCTGGACGTCTCGATACAGGCCCAGGTAATCAATCTCCTCCTGGACCTCAAAAACAAATTCAATCTTACCTATCTCTTTATTGCCCACGACCTTCAGGTCGTACATTACCTGAGCACCCGCATCGCCGTCATGTACCTCGGAAAAATCGTGGAAATAATAGACAAAAATCTCCTCGGACAGGTCCCCCACCACCCCTATACCGAGGCCCTCTTGGCGGCCGCCCCTTCTCCTGACCCTACCCGCCGTCAAAAGCGTATAGTCCTGGAGGGAGATCCACCCAGCCCCTTAAACATTCCACCGGGCTGTCCCTTTCACCCCCGCTGTCCATACCAAAAGGACATCTGCACGACGGATAAGCCCCTCTGGCACGAAGCCAGCCAGAGGCAGTGGCTCTCCTGCCATATCCGGTAGGGCCAGTGGTTTTGGTGGGTTTAATGATTTCCTCTTTGTTTTTAAGCACGCAAACCGCGCATGGAATAAAATAAGAATTGACATTCCAATTTTACACGGTATAATTGAACTATGATTACAAGAATGCCTAATCTGCCCTTTAGGCGCAGAAGTATCTTCCTCTTCGGCCCGAGACAGGTGGGGAAGAGTACGCTGGTTAAGCACCTGTTAGCGGGTACGGATTATCTTGAGATCGATCTCTTAAAAAGGGATGTGTTCTTGAAATACAAGACGAACCCGGATCTGCTCAGGGCGGAGACAGAGTTTTTAGCAAGGAGTAAAGGCAAGGTCTTCATATTTATAGATGAGATACAGAAATGTCCCGAACTCCTTGACGAAGTGCACTATCTTATCGAGAAGTTCAGAAATAGAGTATCTTTTGTATTGACGGGGTCAAGCGCCCGGAAACTGAAAAGGGTCTCCGTAAATATGCTGGCCGGGAGGGCCTGGCAATATTTTTTATTCCCTTTTACTCATATAGAACTAGGCGAAAAATTCGACCTTGACGAAGTCCTGCTCAGGGGAACACTTCCTCCGATAATTGACGAACCGCTTGAAGATGCGTTCCGGACGTTGAGGGCCTACGTGCAGACCTATCTGAAGGAGGAAATACTTGACGAGGCTATCGTCAGGAATATCGGAGCATTCAGCCGGTTCCTGGACATGGCGGCCGACCAGAGCGGGAAAATCGTAAATTTTTCCACTATATCCCGGGAGGCCGGAGTAAGCAGTAAAACCATAAAAGGATACTATCAAATACTTGAGGATACACTGATCGCCGTTAAACTGGAACCCTACCTGAAAAGCGCCCGGAAGCGGTTGACGATACATCCCAAATATTATCTCTTTGATCTGGGTGTCATCAATACCCTTAACGGCAGAACCTCCGTTTCATCAGTGGGAGGGCCAACCGTATATGGAATGTTATTTGAACACCTTATAGTCCTGGAGACCTATCGTCTTGTCCGGTATGCCGAAAAACCTATTCGCATCTTCCACTGGAGGTCTGCGCATGGAGCAGAAGTAGATATGGTGTTAGAAGAGGGAGACAACTTATGGGCCATTGAGATCAAATCGTCACGGGTAGTAAAATCCGGCGATCTCAGGGGGCTAAAAGCGTTCAGGGATGATCACCCCCGTGCCGTATGCCTCTGTGTTTCTACGTGCGATACACCGTATATGGTCGGAGAAGTTCCGGTTATCCCCTGGAAGATGGCATTTGGAATGGGTTACCTTAACCTTGTTACATAAGTTGTTTCGGTGGGCACAATAACACTGTCACCTTACGGGGCTAGGCTGTAGCTGTGGTCACAACATGAAGCCATAGATAACGTTTTCCATCTCGCTGTAGTTTTTCGAAACGACTTTAAACCCTTTCAATTTCAGTTCCATGGCTATGGACCTGAGCCTTTTAACGTCGGATGCCTGAGGACTGACCTTAACCTCGTAAGCCTGGCTTTTGTCCACAATGAAGTCTATTTCAGTTCCGCCTTTCTTCTGATAATAGTTGAGTTCTCCCTTGAGCGCGAGACTTTGAAAGATACTGTTTTCAAAAAGGCTGCCCGGATCCAGTCTGGCAAGATGATTCGCCAGACCGGTGTCACACACGTACACCTTGGGCATCTTTCTGATCTCAGTGTCTTTTCCACTGCTGAATGGTCTTATTCTCTTTATAAAGTACGTTCCTTCCAAGAATGAGATATATTCACTCAACGTAGGTCTGGAAATTCCCAATTCCTTGGAAATCCTTTGAATGTCCAGTCTGGAGCCGAGTCGTTGCATCAGGAGCAGCATCAAGTCACGAATCACGTCATTTCTGCGGAAATCTCCCAACTGGAGGATTTCCAGTTGAAAAAAGGAGGAGAATATCTCTTCCAGCGCCCTCCTTTTTTCTTCGGCGCTGCTTTTCAACACCACCCCCGGGAAACCGCCGAATAAAATATACTCGTCATAGAGCGGCCTGATCGCCTCATAGATAGGACGGGTGATATCGGTAGCCGTTTCGGGTATC encodes the following:
- a CDS encoding ATP-binding protein; the encoded protein is MIKPRDIYEKIRPYFDSPEAIIVTGMRRTGKTTLLHLVFDQIKSRNKLFLDLENPLNRKYFEETNYDRIKVSLEFLGIDFTGRPLVFLDEIQMVKNLPSVLKYFIDHYHVKFFLTGSASFYLKNLFTESLAGRKYIFELFPLSFREFLLFKGSALRIPETATDITRPIYEAIRPLYDEYILFGGFPGVVLKSSAEEKRRALEEIFSSFFQLEILQLGDFRRNDVIRDLMLLLMQRLGSRLDIQRISKELGISRPTLSEYISFLEGTYFIKRIRPFSSGKDTEIRKMPKVYVCDTGLANHLARLDPGSLFENSIFQSLALKGELNYYQKKGGTEIDFIVDKSQAYEVKVSPQASDVKRLRSIAMELKLKGFKVVSKNYSEMENVIYGFML